Below is a window of Acanthochromis polyacanthus isolate Apoly-LR-REF ecotype Palm Island chromosome 15, KAUST_Apoly_ChrSc, whole genome shotgun sequence DNA.
TGACCCCAAGACATGATTAGATGTCCAACTCTATAGGAGTTGATACATTTTCTTTAAGTGATAAAAGggccaaaaaacattttaaaatcccaaaaacacatttcacatggCTCCCATGGGAATTTATTATCCCTTTGTTTCTGAATGGAGGTCAGCCATTTCCACCAAGGACTTCCATGCTTTGAAGGAGGTGTTGTCATGTCTGAACGATGGCCATTTCAGTATTGATACAGTTGAGACCCATTTTCCCTGTAGACCCAGGCTGTTTAGAGCGCAGTAGTCATTCATTTGACACCATCTGCTCCCCAGACCGGTGCCAGTGCTggtttttctgctctctgtttACACACTGCTGGAGGTGTTTGAACATTCAGTCCAGTGAGAAAACAAGAATCAAATTTGGCTGCACAGAACGGCATTTCTATTGATCGCATAGGATATTACGTTTTATTGAGATAACAGATAAAATGGCACAGGTtgaatattttctctctttttgtctttataGAAATCAAGATAATAACGTAGCAAATTAGAATGATTATTTGCATGAAATAAATACGGATGGCTTCAGTAATTTGAAATAGAAAACGAGATTTTTTTCCTAGATTTTAGAGGGTTTTGATTTCATTTAGCCTGGATCAGTTTAAGTGTCTCCCATTACAGTTTAGGCAAGTGATGGTTTGTGGCCACAAACAAAtttaggcaaaaaaaacaaaactcaaaacacCCTGTATTACCAGATTAAAAGCTGGCAATGTGTGAACAGTTTTGCTGAACAAATAGTCCCTACAAAAAACTGTTGTTGAGGATGTTTTGGAATTTGAGTGAACTGAGTGCTTCTTAACTAACAATCTATTTATTCTCTCTTTAAAAATCTTGTCTAAACCTCGGTTTAAGGcatattgaaaacattttaaacaacattaaTCGTATTTGTTTTGCCATGGGAGCTGCAAAATTTAAGAGATACacaatattttatttagaaattacTAGACTTGCAATTTCCAATGTAACCCTCTTGAGCAATATTCATTTCACGCAATGCCTTGTTGTTTTAATCATCTAATCAAAATCAGCTTTCATGGCCAAGCATATACACGACCTACAAGAAATTTGGTTTCAGGTGTTGGTGTCACCCTAGGAATATAGAaagaaaatagtaataataaaaaagaaactataGGAAGAAGAACGGGAAAAAATAGGAAGAACGAAAAATATATATAACGGaatatatacaaatatttacaagctAGAGGGGAATATATAAGCACAgtagtgaaaaatgacaatTGCTACGTGATGATgcagtgcaaaaagcagagaatgctGTTCTTGGTGCAAAGAGTAAagtactgtaaaaataaacaaaaagcaacataaCCGGTAAACACAGACGACACCACCATCCTCGTCTCTCATTGGCAAGTTTTCGAGTTTGGTTTAAACCAACTAATGTGATCCTCCTACGCCCCCTATCGTTTATTATGGTTTCAGTTTTGGTCCAATCAGAGTCTCGCTTGCTGACACAGTCCCAAGTCACATGAAACCGTCTCCGCTGCTGAATGGCTAATTCCGTCGCTTCAGCGCACTGCATGGGGGTCTTGCCAAGCATCGAGGAGGGAGGGGATATTTTAATGGCCGTCAGCAGCACTACCAAATGCAAAAAGTCCGGATTATCCTTTAGATTTAGGCTGTTATAGCTACGGGTGCATTTGGGACGCCTTTCTTTGGTGACAAGCATTGTTCTGGGGACATATTCGAGACGCATATGTCTTTTTAACGTTGTTTCTGCAGCGCTGAACGGACTTTACCCGCTTGATTTGTGCGCGAGTGGGTGCTCAGGCCTAGCCGGCTGGCTAAAAAACAAGCGGACGGTTAGCTAGTCGCTGGAGTTGAAAGGTAAGAGTGTGTGCTTCTATTCATTTGTGCTCGCGACCAATTTTAAATATCGGCACTCAAATGTGAATGTTAAAATACTTGACCACATTTAAATTCAAGATTGCCGACATTTAATGCAGCCTGGTGAGAAATGTAAACAGCAGCCATACGTTAGCCTAGTTAGCAGTGTTAAAGCTAACGGCTAATGGCTAACTTTATAGTAGTTAACTTTACAAGCAGTAGCAAACCAGGCTAGAGTTAACAGATGGTGGTAAGTCGCATGCCCCGTCAATGTCTGGCAATGTAATTAATTCAAAGTTCTACTAAAGTTAATCTAATTCGATCTTGCTGTTGTCGTGTTGCCCACACACGAGCGATAGTGTTTTTGGAAGCTATGCAGGCTAGCCATGCTAACTTTGTGCGCTATCCAACAACAGTTGACACACAACTTGAACAGATTAATTTACCTAATCTTACAGAAGTGATTCTTGCAGAATGCATCCATACTTATTCTAAAACATTGTTTTTCGTTTAATTTCGAGTAATAATACCATCGTATTTAACATTACTACCAAACATACAGCCTTTAAGCTGTACGTTTCCGAAGGGctgttcagtttatttaatcctTGAATAGTATATTGCATGGTGAATGGTTTCTGCTTCTGTTCACAGGGAATATGTAACATAAAACAACCGACATGACATCCAGATTCGGTAAAACCTACAACCGCAAGGGAGGGGAGGCTAATTCGAAATTTGAAGAGGTCTTCTCTAATAAAAAGCCCACTCTGACCACCAAATGGGGGGAGACCACCTACAAGGCTCAGTTGGGAGCCAAAAGGCCTCTGTTAAAACCTGATGTTTCTGAGGTCTCCAAGAGACCCAGGCTTGAGGACAGTGATAGTGAAGAAGATCCGTTTGGGTTCGACAGTGATGATGAGTCCAAGACTGAAACTCCTCAAGGTGTGTCCCAGACAAAAGTCGGTGAAGGGGATGTGAAAAAGACGCCTGCAGTGCGAAGTGATGGGGCAGCCACTTATGTGACTTCTGCACAGGCCTCTGCAAGTTCAACCACCACAGTCACAAGTAAGTAAACAAGACATAAACCAACATATCTGGAACTGTAATTTTTACCCTGATTCTCTAACAACGTTTACTACATGAGCCTACATgtcaatttatcatttattttatgatcatttaAAATAAGTAGTTatttagttgcttttttttttcctgttttcttttcatagGCAAGCAAACATCAGAAGTGAAGGCTGTTAATAACCAGCCCTGGTACAAAAGTGCATCAGACAGCAACCAAAAACCTGTATGTGTGGCCTCTTTCTCAAGCACACTCCCCTCTGGTGATCAGAACTTTTCAGCATCCCAGAAGCCCGTCTTTTCCTCTGCTTATATAGACACCTCCCTTAAACCATCCGCTGATGCACCAGGTGGTAGCAAAGACTTCCAGACCCCTACTACTTATGATGGACGGCTATcggaagagatgaaaaatgcgGAGCTGGAGCTTCCCACAGAGCCCCCTCCAGAACCAGTGGACAACATTCCCCCTTCCCCATTTACTCTTAGGGCCTCAAACTGCAAGAAATACCAGCGGCCCAACCGACCCAACCAGTCGTCATCTGAACCTGCCGAAAACAACAAGCCCACTGACACAGCGAGTGCCCAAGTTAAACCCAACAGTGTCCTTTCTGCTAGTGCAAGTAGTACTGCTGCCAGTGCTAAACCAGCAGCCAAGCCTGTGGGCCGGGGCGGTGGGAGGGTACGGGACTACACCGTTCTGCACCCTTCCTGTTTGTCGGTGTGCAACGTCACCATCCAGGACTCAATAGAGCGCAGCATTGATGAACTGGTCACGCCAGCTGCCCCTGCTGATCTTGGAGAAGCAGGCCAGATGAAGAAGAAGTCCGATGCGGCGCCACCCAAGCCCACAAGGCGAGTCTGTTACATTTCTATGTGTATCAATGGCCACATTGTGAAGTAACACTACTGAAGGGTTGTATTTGAAAGATAGTGGTCGCTTTGTCTTATTTAATTGTGAGGATTAGCTGAAAAATTTACCCAGCATTTTCTGATAGTTTGACAAAGTCGATGCTTAATTGCATGTGTCATTTAGGAATTTACTTGCTTTGGGTATTATTGAGTCAAAGTTTAGTACCATTCATGGacaatagttttgtttttttttaatctacgaTTATGAATACTAATATACAGTGTACCTTTGAATACTCTGTCTTTATTCTTCAGttgatcagaatcagaaaaagaaTGGAATTGTATGAATTATAACCAATATAGACAGGAGAATGCAAAATGTGTGGTTAGTATAGGCCTATATAGAAGTCACTCATGGTTTATGTGTGTCATACTTTCTCTGCTAGGCTTTCATTCTTAAAGCATGTGCTTTATTTGGAAGTGTCTCCTACTGCAGAATGCAAAATTTTTAATAGGTTTGAAATCTGAGTATGTCTAGTGTTGTGGTCCATTATAAGTCTATAATGTactgtgttgttgtggtttCTGAACAGTAATCTTGTTTCCTCTATTAACTGTTGTCTCTTTGAAAAGAAGTTTTCTATTAATTAAGTCAGATAAAAGTTTCGGTTCCCCGAATCGTGTTTTTCATTATCGGTTTTCTGAAAAGAGTTGCTTTTTGTTCTGCTTGTAATGCTCCAGTTTACATCTCTTTTTAATGGCATCATTAAAAGCAACATCagtgcaaacaataaaaaaaaaaaaaataacacatccTCTTACTGTGTTCTGTTTGCAGGTTCAGACCCACCCAGACAAAGACCAAGAAGACCAAGACTGAGACAAAGCTAGAGTTCTTTGGCTTTGAGGACAAAGAGGACCAGGAGGGCGAGGAAAGTTCAGAAGGAGGCATGGCAGGCAAGAGCAGCTACAAGATCAAGTACTTTGGCTTCGATGACTTGAGTGAGAGTGACAGCGATGATGAGAGCTCACAGGCCAAAGAGAAGAAGGCCAAGAAGGCGGCTGCAGCTTTAGCTGCTCTGAGCTCCAGTGTGGACAGCCCCCACACCAGCGACTCTCAGGACAGTCAGGCCAGCAGCAATACAGGTGCGAAAGCCTTCATTTCAcggagaaaaaaactgatttggTGATGGTGTAAATGGCAATTTGTTTGATGACCTTAATTTATTACATAAGCttctaaaaccagtttaaatcaggagtaccgtattttcacgaccaaaaggcgcactgtaccaaaaagcgcagtctcagttatgtgtgccattactgtatttaacacacacataaggcgcacctgattatatggcgagggttttatatacaatccatgcccacacttccccctttaacgttctcatggtgtcctctactacgtcggccttacaacaacaacacacacacaagcatacaagtgtgcgtatttaaaaatagagcgggagcaaaactgagtttggttgtgctttatttaagtattgattacaaagtactaacatttttttaatcatcaatagtcgcgggcatggtaaaacacagataaaacaagcacacaagtgtgcgtatttaaaaatagagcgggagcaaaactgagtttggtattcacatttttttttaccggtaatcgtcatcaatcaaacccatggaagtcctcatcctctgtttctgaattgaacagctgcgctaaatctccatcaaacatgccaggctcactttcttcactgtcagagtcactttccgtgccgtgcggcgcctcgaaaatgatgccggcttttgcgaaagctcgaacaacagtgccagcagacacgttagcccaagcatctacaatccattggcaaattgtggcgtaactcgcccggcgctgccttccactcttagtgaaaccgtggtctccatcggtcatccatcgctcccacgccgctcgcagccttactttgaacggccggttcacaccgatgtccagcggttggagttcctttgtcaggcctcccggaatgacagcaagctcagagttcatttgcttcacttgttttttcacatcggctgtgagatgggcacgcatagagtcacagatcaacagcgatggtgatgcgtggaaaaaaccacctggtctacgtccgccttacaacaacacacacaggacgcactgcaccatagggcgcgccgcacaatttgaagaaaatctaagacttttatgtgcgccttatagtcgtgaaaatacggtaattgCATGAtccactgtggttcattttcagtctgtttacaTACTGATGCTTGTTTCCTGCCATCAACAATCTGCTTTATCCGACAGATGCTTTTGACTTCTCTGATGACTCCAGTCCTGGTGGCACTGAGGGGCAGAAAGGGCGCTCAGGGAAGACAAGTGACAAGTCCAAGGACATCGGCAGTGGACTGAAGAAGATTTTCAGTGGACCCAAAAAGGTATTTGAGCATCTCATAAATAATCAGTGAGTTTCTTTGCTTGCTTTCACTCTGGAGTCGTTTTTGTCCTTTAAATATGCAGTTTCTTTGAGTGACCTGCTGGACTCGGAAGTTTTTTACTTAAACTATGAAACTGAGCATGCACAAATCTCTGAACCCATTCAGCTCTGCTTAAATCTAACCAGAGTCAATCATCAATCGTAGTGGATCAGCATGGCTCATCTAGCCTAGTTCATCATCTTCCTTCAGACCAAGATTTAACCCTTTTCTGACACTGCTTGGATTCTTGATGTTTAAGTGACATTTACATAACAGGATATACAGCTTGTCTATAAATAAACTGTGATAATTCGAGACAAGAGAGCATCAGGGAAAAGTATAGCAAGTGGGtgggaaagaagaaaaactgaaaaataaatggatttggttgttttatataATGAGATTCTGTGACTCAGCAGTAATGTAGGTGAGAACTGCAGTTAAAGACTTGAGGCTTTGAGCGCTGATGCTCTGGGATTAACTAGTGACAGCAGTCTGACATGAATCCcttaaatgtgtgtttagtAGCACGCACCAAACGTGGGTGTTCCAGTCTTAAGGTTGTATGTTACCTCTGTGTCAGcccaacatttatttaataagtCTGCTCCAATTTGTGGTGTTTGGTGTAACACccacattttctctgtttttatctaGATCACGTTTTGTAATGGCTGTAGGTTATTTGTGAGCTGCCTTCCTCGTTCAGTGTGTTTGCTCTTTCTACGTCTTCAACAGAACTCCCTACGTTGTCTTTGCGATATATAATTGAGTCACACAATGTGTCATTTTCAGGAAATGTTTTGCGCTGTTTGGGGACCGTTGTGCTCCACGCTGTGGCTGCTGTTGTCTGAGTCTATCAACTTGATTGCAGGATGCAAAATTTACGAGTACCGTTGAGTTAATTCACAACAGAAACTTATGTGTTGTGCCAGAATGTTTTTTGAAGATGAATATAGCAGCTTTTCTACAgagtgttctttttttaaaagatttttgtgcttttcagtTTCGACCAGTGTACGTAAACGAGTCAGTGAATGGAACACTAGCATCATATCAGGTGTCATGCTATTCTTTTGTTTAGCCAACTAATTCCTAAATTCTTCCTGTGTTCCAGTCACCTGCTAAAGCCGTGTACAACGCTCGCCACTGGAACCAACCTGAGCCAGAAGAAATGCCGGTGCCGCCTCTTTCTCGATCCCAGACTGCCCCGGTAAGATACTGTGTTTGGCTTGTTTATTCCAGTGGAATAACTGTGGGCCACCTTGTCAGAAATTGGGCCcaaaaacatgtagaaaaaGGTAAACTTCTTTGGTTTTAAGTTCTCGTTTGGAACGtatgcattcattttctgcacAGCGTGGGGAAAACCCTAGTACAGAATTATGTAAAGCAAATGCTAATAACTAGAACCATTTGTTTACAGAATTCCCCAATCCCTACTGCCCACAATTCAGGCTATTGTTTACTGGTCTCTCAATAGTCAACTCTTGTGTATGTATTGCTCTAATTAGTCTGTTGCCGTTCACATGGAAATATTTTCTCAGACAAGTCAACCAGGGTTTACTTTACCCCatggaaataaatgtttgcTCAGAGACAAGCTAATCAGAGTCTGGCAAGTGGGATTTAAAAGTTGTTGTTAACTTTGCACTACCTCGCCTGACATCTGTTAGCAGCACTTATTAAAGACTTGTGCGCTTAACAGACTGTTCAGCTGTGGTAAATCTTGTGGACATGTCATTAAACAGATTTTGTAGTTTGGTATGAGCCCCATTCCtgcacttcttttcttcctTAGGCCGTTTTATCGAGCAGCAGCAAGGACAGCAACTCTCATAAAGATGACGGCTTATTCAAAGCCCCTCCACCGCCACCCAAAGTCATTAAGTCAGAGACCATCCCCACACGACTCAACCAGGATATTGTCACAGCGCTCAAATGCAGGAAGGAAGATAAGGAGGTGAGTCCAGAGCATGGTGAGGAGGTTTTCTGCTGAGTAACAGCAGGTGATGAGAAACTTTCTTTTGTAGATACGCACTTATTTGTGATAGGCTTTTAGtacatttgttttcatgctgttaGGAATTCATCTCTCTTTTTATACTCAGCCAAGCTGCTTTCACCTGTTTCATGCAGTTAAACAGCAAAGGGAtatcaggattttttctcacataGAGGAATGTCTGGCGCACCCCCGATAAGGCTTTTAGGCACCCCTCAAAGAGCATTGTTTTAGTCAGTGGCAAAGGAAACTCACCATTTACAAAATgatagaaattttaaaaaatatgtatgtatatttatCCAGTTTATTAATGGGTTTTCATTAATTCAAGCACTTGCTCGCAGTACGGAAAGTCTGTGCGGGCAGACGTCCACAGATGGATGGCCACATATGTTGTCCTTCTCAGATGAGTCTCTCTTGTCCTTTGGATGTAGGTAGGATGATGAGTCATGGCCTGAGGAGTTGTTTCTCAGGCGGTTGGTTTGCCCCTTACTGTACAGATCTCTGTACACTGCATTGCTCTATGTCTGGGCGTTTTATCCTTAGGGTGCATGAGCTTCTCCCTGAGCGCTGGGCTTTGAGTGCACAGGGACGCAGTGTTTGTTGAGAATCCTCCTGACTTTTGTTGATACTCCCGTAGCATAATGAATAACAATGCTGTTGTATTGATTGgtcttttcctgtctgtctgttctgtgtctttttgtggttttgacaAAGGCCCAGTTTGGGTAACCACATGTTTTAAGTGATTCTCTGATGTGCTTGTGCTCCTTCTTTTTCCTGTCTGACCTTGTGGGCACATCCTGACCCTGATGGTGGAGAGTTCTGATAGCCCCCAGCTTGTGCTCCAGTGGGTGATGAGAATCAAATTGTAAATATTGATTTATGTGCATGTGTTAGTGTTGTTTATGATTTGATGTTAAGGATTCTGTCATCGTTGGCACACACAGCACCATCCAGCAAGGCCAGACGATTTCCTCTGACATTCTCCCAGATGAAATGATGTTGCTGTCAGCCGCATTGATTTGTTCTCTGACAGCTTCCACCTCCTGTGTTTCGATTTTGACCCAGGTGTCATCCATGTATCTGAACCAGTTGGTGGCAGCAGTTCCTGTGAAGGAGGTGAGGGCTCTGCTCTCAGCACCTTTCTTAGACACTGGTGAGCCTGTGCTTGTGCCTGGACACATTATATTGGAAAAAGGTGATGATTATGTGGAGGCCAGGCAGGGCACATGTGGTCTGGAGTGAGGTCGGCTCTGTTGGACAGAGTTGTGACCTGTTGTGTTTCACTCACAGTCTTTGGTGCTTCTGGGCTGGAAATGTAGGTGAAGAGTGTTTTGACATGTTTGGATATCATGATTTCACTTACATCTAGTtgtttttatcccccgccggccgtaggcacggaggggatattggcgtgggcacgtatgtccgtccgtacgttcgcatttcgtttccggagcatatctcagaaactacttgagggatttcattcatattgcacccaggccatctctatatagtatagatgtgccttttggggtgtatgaccttgacctgattttcaaggtcatagtgatgcacttcaaatattttttggtttccggagcatatctcagaaactagtCGAGGGATTTCACTCATATTacgcacactaagcctgttggtaatgtagatgtgccttttgggatgcatgaccttgacctgattttcaaggtcattgtgaggcacttcaaatattttttgtttctggagcatatgtcagaaactacctgaagtatttcatgcatattgcaccCACACCACCTATGCATAATGTAAATCTGCCTTTTTGGGTGtttgaccttgacctgattgtttttattgtagtgaagatgtatcattttgtaggtgtatcgtccagtatatattattatttcttgcacttagaggcactatatataaggtgggggatgttttaagcggagcgtgtttattttGAATCCAAGGGGTGACCTCCCCGGGGTACAAATGGTAATAAAATGGCCGGTCAGTGGCTTTGTCCTTTCCCAGCTGTTGCAGCTGTTGGCTCTTGAAGTAAAATGGTTTCTGCTATGGTAAACTATCACCACACGTTGTTGCCATCTGAATCTCAGGTCCTTGCTTCATGTGTCAAGCTAAGTACACTCACACCATGACTTGCATTCAGAGCCAACTGCTGATCAGGCCTTAAGTCCACATGCTGAGCTGTTTTAGGTGAAGGGGTGTTGGCACAGTCAGCTGTTGCTGCTAATGGAACCAACAGAGGACTTTTCCAGTGAGAGCAGTTCTCCCAGTGTTTGCGTAGACTGATTGTGTCTCTGGACAGATGCACTGCTTCCCAATTAGCTGTAATTAACCCCATTCCCCTTCTGCCAGCTGTACACGGTGGTGCAGCATGTGAAGCACTTCAACGACGTGGTGGAGTTCGGAGAGAATCAAGAGTTCACAGATGACTTTGAGTACCTGGAGACAGGGCTGAAGAGCAGCCAGCCGCTCAACACGAGATGCCTTAGGTAAGTACGGGAAAACACTTTGCGCTTCTTTCCTTGTAGCACTTTGCAGAGGAGCACTTAGATGCTCCAAGTGTGTTCTGCCATGGATGTTTTTTCCCTCCCGACGTTAAAAGTACAGACTACCAAGTAGCTCTCTGAGTTGATTGAATGGTACAAGCACTCTGCACTTAATGTTTATTCATAAT
It encodes the following:
- the wapla gene encoding wings apart-like protein homolog; this translates as MTSRFGKTYNRKGGEANSKFEEVFSNKKPTLTTKWGETTYKAQLGAKRPLLKPDVSEVSKRPRLEDSDSEEDPFGFDSDDESKTETPQGVSQTKVGEGDVKKTPAVRSDGAATYVTSAQASASSTTTVTSKQTSEVKAVNNQPWYKSASDSNQKPVCVASFSSTLPSGDQNFSASQKPVFSSAYIDTSLKPSADAPGGSKDFQTPTTYDGRLSEEMKNAELELPTEPPPEPVDNIPPSPFTLRASNCKKYQRPNRPNQSSSEPAENNKPTDTASAQVKPNSVLSASASSTAASAKPAAKPVGRGGGRVRDYTVLHPSCLSVCNVTIQDSIERSIDELVTPAAPADLGEAGQMKKKSDAAPPKPTRFRPTQTKTKKTKTETKLEFFGFEDKEDQEGEESSEGGMAGKSSYKIKYFGFDDLSESDSDDESSQAKEKKAKKAAAALAALSSSVDSPHTSDSQDSQASSNTDAFDFSDDSSPGGTEGQKGRSGKTSDKSKDIGSGLKKIFSGPKKSPAKAVYNARHWNQPEPEEMPVPPLSRSQTAPAVLSSSSKDSNSHKDDGLFKAPPPPPKVIKSETIPTRLNQDIVTALKCRKEDKELYTVVQHVKHFNDVVEFGENQEFTDDFEYLETGLKSSQPLNTRCLSIISLATRCAMPSFRMHLRARGKVAQVFKMLSDAPQHPNLALCTAALMYILSRDRLNMDLDRACLELMIRLLELDQDYSGHQDQLTAKEVEKVKEKIRKLCETVHNKHLDLENITTGHLAMETLLSLTSKRAGDWFKEELRLLGGLDHIVDKVKECVQNLSQEDDKENLVASLWGAERCLRVLESVTVQNPENQGYLIAYKESQLIVSSARALRYCEDMIQRYSRALNNSSVSSSAAGLPHCSFSNVGKAVEDCMRAVIGVLLNLTHDNEWGSTKTGEQEQLIVTALNCVLRVPRYIPQEQRFDLRVLGLGLLINLVEYSSRNRHCLVDMEYHVDDTCLEDSLMQCADPAQSDTAAQSAEAQGDKADKPKSSGALAALVKLFLERERAAILAEAKTDDLISEAPKPALDQSGEWQETSGEIQWVAAETNDSTTEKKEEEDEELDLNKALQHAGKHMEDSIAASYTALLLGCLCQGSQINVTTVREHLPKGDFSIMTEMLKKFLSFMNLTCAMGTTGQKSISRVIDYLEHC